The following are from one region of the Sandaracinus amylolyticus genome:
- a CDS encoding C39 family peptidase, which produces MTTTPESILDAVDADLGAERYAQASEKITSLGPLTALPPALWGRAVLRSLRCRLLAGEPVDRIAIDARAELARAEDPKVRARLHTEIAYSFVAKRCEALAREEVELARVAWPEGSVWATALSWVALRFDHRDEALARAEEGTTLEEPESAQMLLARVHYVCGRFDAALSTLGSLVDAPRHRVAALRLRADVDRVRGDWQGFLDHVARILELTPGGAHRRRDQLDRASALFALGRREEGAEVYRALWREHADDGEGRFAREVLNHLERGAAGERKRVMLPAFPTVQQKRNYCGPASLELVLRSLGIDVDQDRIAPEVKGDRGSTLHAMTTYLESHGLVTRRFEGDASRFRACLELGLPVIVEEEYSTTSHVAVMIGVDEELGLLFVQDPMTHVTSERLVHTQGSLGKLYRNAAIVAFRANDEKVIAALDAAGVKDAEHIRIIDSCATPEVEKDPEEILRRCDRAIALERDYPLAWNRRTHALFRHFAQYRAQTNLARFLAALREARVRYHDQEWPHQIHGWYLMDEGRWEEALIELEEALRLDPGDSNNAQDIAECHMSMKRRADADAAFWKTLTIDPTRGRATENFASHALEGGDFELAEHLSRCARVMAPNNPFNWMTASKIAEKLGKRDEAITLGRKCMEISPRYTYGAIHLAQMLSSDRDDAVRDEALEIVSRLSREAPLWFEPRWRAAQMLEERGRIEEAVDLLVAGLEIAQDEPVDLLRTLTAILHDAGDTEREVEYAERFAMARPTVGMLGVLFDVLERADRHPRLLEVLHDFHAQSPDSPYACAQLAARIVGQDDEDAQAIALFEKAVQGSPTYAWARRCLATLKGRDDVESAIALLAKAPGAKDAYVELDRAAQLVEARRWDEASDVLAPFEAQLGWSGRELRNRIVLRDRDAKDALEPSSSELRAQLAIAGSLGRFDVVREIDARLSEDDASARTILIASTDGWDELRPLLDARLARLMGDPRASYYDRTWAHAVLAGSRAVSGDRGAFDAVLAHERNPKLLVASISTAHHVRHAELVRAAREAIAMLGEDRAETWITRARLRASEGAHEAAIEAARIATERFPHSLAGWSMLAVELLMVDRLDEAQHAARRGVRGWQPWVGEHEAAGLVALVRGDRERAAKHAHAAYSRLVARGFAEDTFPLVVALRAALTGDEARLEWARVQPDLHRDPSAPLWGRLAEIARASRAVG; this is translated from the coding sequence ATGACGACGACACCCGAGTCGATCCTCGATGCAGTCGACGCCGATCTCGGCGCCGAGCGATATGCGCAGGCGAGCGAGAAGATCACGTCGCTCGGTCCGCTCACCGCGCTTCCACCCGCGCTGTGGGGGCGCGCGGTGCTGCGCTCGCTGCGATGCCGGCTGCTCGCGGGGGAGCCGGTGGATCGCATCGCGATCGACGCGCGCGCCGAGCTCGCGCGCGCCGAGGACCCGAAGGTGCGCGCGAGGCTGCACACCGAGATCGCGTACTCGTTCGTCGCCAAGCGCTGCGAGGCGCTGGCGCGCGAAGAGGTGGAGCTCGCGCGTGTCGCGTGGCCCGAGGGCAGCGTGTGGGCGACCGCGCTCTCGTGGGTCGCGCTGCGCTTCGATCATCGCGACGAAGCGCTGGCGCGCGCCGAAGAAGGAACGACCCTCGAGGAGCCCGAGAGCGCGCAGATGTTGCTCGCGCGGGTGCACTACGTGTGCGGGCGCTTCGATGCCGCGCTGAGCACGCTTGGATCGCTCGTCGATGCGCCGCGCCATCGGGTCGCCGCGCTGCGCCTGCGCGCCGACGTCGATCGGGTGCGCGGCGACTGGCAGGGCTTCCTCGATCACGTCGCGCGCATCCTCGAGCTCACGCCCGGTGGTGCGCACCGCCGTCGTGATCAGCTCGATCGTGCAAGCGCGCTCTTCGCGCTCGGTCGTCGCGAGGAGGGCGCCGAGGTCTATCGCGCGCTGTGGCGCGAGCACGCGGACGACGGAGAAGGACGCTTCGCGCGCGAGGTGCTCAACCACCTCGAGCGCGGCGCGGCCGGTGAGCGCAAGCGCGTGATGTTGCCCGCGTTCCCGACGGTGCAGCAGAAGCGCAACTACTGCGGGCCCGCGTCGCTGGAGCTCGTTCTTCGCTCGCTGGGGATCGACGTCGATCAGGATCGCATCGCGCCCGAGGTGAAGGGCGATCGCGGATCGACGCTCCACGCGATGACGACGTACCTCGAGTCGCACGGGCTCGTGACGCGCCGGTTCGAGGGCGATGCGTCGCGCTTCCGCGCGTGCCTCGAGCTCGGCCTGCCGGTGATCGTCGAAGAGGAGTACTCCACGACGAGCCACGTCGCGGTGATGATCGGCGTCGACGAGGAGCTCGGTCTGCTCTTCGTGCAGGACCCGATGACGCACGTCACGTCGGAGCGCCTGGTGCATACCCAGGGCTCGCTGGGGAAGCTCTATCGCAACGCGGCGATCGTCGCGTTCCGCGCGAACGACGAGAAGGTGATCGCCGCGCTCGATGCCGCGGGCGTGAAGGACGCCGAGCACATCCGCATCATCGACTCGTGCGCGACCCCCGAGGTCGAGAAGGACCCCGAGGAGATCCTTCGCCGCTGCGATCGCGCGATCGCGCTCGAGCGCGACTACCCGCTCGCGTGGAACCGGCGCACCCACGCGCTCTTCCGGCACTTCGCGCAGTACCGCGCGCAGACCAACCTCGCGCGCTTCCTCGCCGCGCTGCGCGAGGCGCGCGTTCGTTATCACGACCAGGAGTGGCCGCATCAGATCCACGGCTGGTACCTGATGGACGAGGGGCGCTGGGAAGAGGCGCTCATCGAGCTCGAAGAGGCGCTGCGCCTCGATCCCGGCGACTCGAACAACGCGCAGGACATCGCCGAGTGCCACATGAGCATGAAGCGACGCGCCGACGCGGACGCGGCGTTCTGGAAGACGCTGACCATCGATCCGACGCGCGGGCGCGCGACCGAGAACTTCGCGTCGCACGCGCTCGAGGGCGGCGACTTCGAGCTCGCCGAGCACCTGTCGCGCTGCGCCCGGGTGATGGCGCCGAACAACCCGTTCAACTGGATGACCGCGTCGAAGATCGCGGAGAAGCTCGGCAAGCGCGACGAGGCGATCACGCTCGGCCGCAAGTGCATGGAGATCTCGCCACGCTACACGTACGGCGCGATCCACCTCGCGCAGATGCTCTCGAGCGATCGCGACGACGCGGTGCGCGACGAGGCGCTCGAGATCGTGTCGCGGCTGTCGCGCGAGGCGCCGCTCTGGTTCGAGCCGCGGTGGCGCGCGGCGCAGATGCTCGAGGAGCGCGGGCGCATCGAGGAGGCGGTCGATCTCTTGGTCGCGGGCCTCGAGATCGCGCAGGACGAGCCGGTCGATCTGCTGCGCACGCTGACCGCGATCCTGCACGACGCGGGCGACACCGAGCGCGAGGTCGAGTACGCGGAGCGCTTCGCGATGGCGCGCCCGACGGTGGGCATGCTCGGCGTGCTCTTCGACGTGCTGGAGCGCGCGGATCGCCACCCGCGATTGCTCGAGGTGCTGCACGACTTCCACGCGCAGAGCCCCGACTCGCCCTATGCCTGCGCGCAGCTCGCGGCGCGGATCGTCGGGCAGGACGACGAGGACGCGCAGGCGATCGCGCTCTTCGAGAAGGCCGTGCAGGGCTCGCCGACGTACGCGTGGGCGCGGCGCTGCCTCGCGACGCTGAAGGGACGCGACGACGTCGAGAGCGCGATCGCGTTGCTCGCGAAGGCACCCGGCGCGAAGGACGCGTACGTCGAGCTCGATCGCGCGGCGCAGCTCGTCGAGGCGCGCCGCTGGGACGAGGCGAGCGACGTGCTCGCGCCGTTCGAGGCCCAGCTCGGATGGAGCGGTCGGGAGCTGCGCAATCGGATCGTGCTGCGCGATCGCGACGCGAAGGACGCGCTCGAGCCGAGCTCGAGCGAGCTGCGCGCGCAGCTGGCGATCGCGGGCTCGCTCGGGCGCTTCGACGTGGTGCGCGAGATCGACGCGCGGTTGTCCGAGGACGACGCGTCGGCGCGCACGATCCTGATCGCGTCGACGGATGGATGGGACGAGCTGCGCCCGTTGCTCGACGCGCGTCTCGCGCGGCTGATGGGCGACCCGCGCGCGTCGTACTACGACCGCACCTGGGCGCACGCGGTGCTCGCGGGGAGCCGCGCGGTGAGCGGCGATCGCGGGGCGTTCGATGCGGTGCTCGCGCACGAGCGCAACCCGAAGCTGCTCGTCGCGTCGATCAGCACCGCGCACCACGTGCGTCATGCCGAGCTCGTGCGGGCGGCGCGCGAGGCGATCGCGATGCTCGGCGAGGACCGCGCCGAGACGTGGATCACCCGCGCGCGGCTGCGCGCGTCGGAGGGTGCGCACGAGGCGGCGATCGAGGCGGCGCGGATCGCGACCGAGCGCTTCCCGCACTCGCTCGCGGGGTGGTCGATGCTCGCGGTCGAGCTGCTGATGGTCGATCGCCTCGACGAGGCGCAGCACGCGGCCCGACGCGGGGTGCGCGGATGGCAGCCCTGGGTCGGCGAGCACGAGGCCGCGGGTCTGGTCGCACTGGTGCGGGGAGATCGCGAGCGCGCCGCGAAGCACGCGCACGCGGCGTACTCGCGGCTCGTCGCACGCGGCTTCGCGGAGGACACGTTCCCGCTGGTCGTCGCGCTGCGTGCGGCGCTGACCGGAGACGAGGCGCGACTCGAGTGGGCGCGCGTGCAGCCCGATCTCCATCGCGATCCGAGCGCGCCGCTGTGGGGTCGGCTCGCCGAGATCGCGCGCGCCTCGCGCGCGGTGGGCTGA
- the lon gene encoding endopeptidase La — translation MSHPETPLPLLPLRHGVVLPGRVTTIPVGRPRSRALADALRPGDRVLLAVQRDPSQEDPSLADLHPIATLARVSDKTDRGSRGVILVVDPTSRYRLVSLLQTVPYWTARAELAEETSGGDEAQILATALREHLRELAPGDSQLHELLRETRDPAVLADRVAAWMDTDDAKKTEVLLQLDVTARLRRVAELINEARAKAELRSKIDGEVRKELGKHQKEAMLRQQLRAIQKELGEGEDKDELREKLDAMELPEEVREVVDRELRRLDQVGPNQAEGNVIRTYLQWIADLPWADRAPASSDIDAVAQKLEEDHYGLDDVKRRILEHMAVLKLSGASSNAARGTILCLVGPPGVGKTSLAQSVAAATGRPLQRVSLGGVRDEAEIRGHRRTYIGALPGRLIAAMRKAKVKNPVIVLDEIDKMGRGWQGDPEAALLEVLDPEQNKNFTDHYMELPFDLSEVLFIATANDLSTLSAPLRDRLEIIEVTGYTAEEKVQIAHRHLVPQQLVKAGMPEKSVLFADEILAAIVRDYTREAGVRQLAREIQKVARSVALDVARAKTDEHGEREAVTVSPEHLKKSLGKPRFLSEMAERGNAPGIAAGLAWTPVGGDILYIETTKMPGKGRLEITGQLGDVMKESARAALAYLRSRADEYGVDPEFLDKHDLHIHVPAGAIPKDGPSAGVTMFTALASLLTGRRVRSDVAMTGEATLRGRVLPIGGVKSKVLAAHRAGFKRVILPKLNERDIDDVPESVRGELEFVIAEEMREVLAAALEPDPVAIDAGPTTPSTPKGGGEGAVIA, via the coding sequence ATGAGCCACCCGGAAACCCCGCTTCCCCTGCTGCCGCTCCGGCACGGCGTCGTGCTGCCGGGTCGTGTGACCACCATCCCGGTCGGCCGACCCCGCTCGCGCGCCCTCGCGGATGCGCTTCGTCCCGGTGATCGCGTCCTGCTCGCGGTGCAGCGCGATCCTTCCCAGGAAGATCCCTCGCTCGCCGATCTGCACCCGATCGCGACGCTCGCGCGTGTGAGCGACAAGACGGACCGCGGCTCGCGCGGCGTCATCCTCGTCGTCGATCCCACCTCGCGCTACCGCCTGGTCTCGCTGCTCCAGACGGTGCCGTACTGGACCGCGCGCGCCGAGCTCGCCGAAGAGACGAGCGGCGGTGACGAGGCCCAGATCCTCGCGACCGCGCTGCGCGAGCACCTCCGCGAGCTCGCCCCCGGCGACTCGCAGCTGCACGAGCTGCTGCGCGAGACGCGTGATCCCGCCGTGCTCGCCGACCGTGTCGCCGCGTGGATGGACACCGACGACGCGAAGAAGACCGAGGTGCTCCTCCAGCTCGACGTCACCGCGCGCCTGCGCCGCGTCGCCGAGCTGATCAACGAGGCGCGCGCCAAGGCCGAGCTGCGAAGCAAGATCGACGGCGAGGTCCGCAAGGAGCTCGGCAAGCACCAGAAGGAGGCGATGCTGCGCCAGCAGCTGCGCGCCATCCAGAAGGAGCTCGGCGAGGGCGAGGACAAGGACGAGCTGCGCGAGAAGCTCGACGCGATGGAGCTCCCCGAGGAGGTCCGCGAGGTCGTCGATCGCGAGCTGCGTCGCCTCGACCAGGTCGGGCCGAACCAGGCCGAGGGCAACGTGATCCGCACCTATCTGCAGTGGATCGCGGACCTGCCGTGGGCCGATCGGGCGCCCGCCTCGAGCGACATCGACGCGGTCGCGCAGAAGCTCGAAGAGGACCACTACGGCCTCGACGACGTGAAGCGCCGCATCCTCGAGCACATGGCGGTGCTCAAGCTGAGCGGTGCGAGCAGCAACGCGGCGCGCGGCACGATCCTCTGCCTCGTCGGGCCTCCCGGCGTGGGCAAGACCTCGCTCGCGCAGTCGGTCGCTGCGGCGACCGGTCGACCGCTGCAGCGCGTGTCGCTCGGCGGCGTGCGCGACGAGGCGGAGATCCGCGGTCATCGCCGCACGTACATCGGCGCGCTGCCCGGTCGTCTGATCGCGGCGATGCGCAAGGCGAAGGTGAAGAACCCCGTCATCGTCCTCGACGAGATCGACAAGATGGGGCGCGGCTGGCAGGGCGATCCCGAGGCCGCGCTGCTCGAGGTGCTGGACCCCGAGCAGAACAAGAACTTCACCGACCACTACATGGAGCTGCCCTTCGATCTCTCGGAGGTGCTCTTCATCGCGACCGCGAACGATCTCTCCACGCTCTCCGCGCCGCTCCGTGATCGCCTCGAGATCATCGAGGTGACCGGGTACACGGCGGAGGAGAAGGTGCAGATCGCGCATCGCCACCTCGTCCCGCAGCAGCTCGTGAAGGCGGGCATGCCCGAGAAGAGCGTGCTCTTCGCCGACGAGATCCTCGCGGCGATCGTCCGCGACTACACGCGCGAGGCCGGTGTTCGTCAGCTCGCGCGCGAGATCCAGAAGGTCGCTCGCTCGGTGGCGCTCGACGTCGCTCGCGCGAAGACCGACGAGCACGGTGAGCGCGAGGCGGTGACGGTCTCGCCGGAGCATCTGAAGAAGAGCCTCGGCAAGCCGCGCTTCCTCTCGGAGATGGCGGAGCGCGGCAACGCGCCCGGCATCGCGGCCGGCCTCGCGTGGACCCCGGTGGGAGGCGACATCCTCTACATCGAGACCACGAAGATGCCGGGGAAGGGCCGCCTCGAGATCACGGGGCAGCTCGGCGACGTGATGAAGGAGTCGGCGCGCGCTGCGCTCGCCTACCTCCGGAGCCGCGCCGACGAGTACGGCGTCGACCCCGAGTTCCTCGACAAGCACGACCTGCACATCCACGTGCCGGCCGGTGCGATCCCGAAGGACGGCCCGAGCGCGGGCGTCACGATGTTCACCGCGCTCGCATCGCTGCTCACGGGACGTCGCGTTCGCAGCGACGTCGCGATGACCGGTGAGGCCACGCTCCGCGGACGCGTGCTGCCGATCGGCGGCGTGAAGTCCAAGGTGCTCGCGGCGCACCGCGCCGGGTTCAAGCGCGTGATCCTTCCGAAGCTGAACGAGCGCGACATCGACGACGTGCCGGAGTCGGTGCGCGGCGAGCTCGAGTTCGTGATCGCCGAGGAGATGCGCGAGGTGCTCGCGGCCGCGCTCGAGCCCGATCCGGTCGCGATCGACGCGGGCCCGACGACTCCGTCGACGCCGAAGGGCGGCGGCGAAGGCGCCGTGATCGCCTGA